One window of Dyadobacter sandarakinus genomic DNA carries:
- a CDS encoding helix-turn-helix transcriptional regulator, with protein sequence MNDTETNRLSRLVAMLTLLQTWRTISATELANRFAVSTRTIYRDIRTLESAGIPVITREGKGYAMLDGYRLPPVMFTRQEALALLTAEKLGSSLTDATTARLTGAAMDKLRAALRHSDRDHLETISPFIQVMEPATIPDRPDSYQQLVTAIASRQIVQIGYQAAETGKLTLRNIEPIGLYLSQHWHVVAYCRLRQAFRDFRLNRISSLVVTGELFAARPETLQQYWADEANRRDKEKVVIRFDPAAILPFQVRQLHDTKHHYGWVHEQNSDNGSFEMLFLVGSLPYLATWLLPFAGAVTIVEPASLRTHLSQLAQRAHDSFYIA encoded by the coding sequence ATGAACGATACCGAAACGAATCGCCTGTCCCGCCTCGTCGCAATGCTTACCTTGCTTCAAACCTGGCGAACGATCAGTGCAACGGAGCTGGCCAACCGTTTTGCAGTAAGTACGCGTACCATTTACCGCGACATCAGGACGCTCGAAAGTGCCGGTATCCCGGTGATAACCCGGGAAGGAAAAGGGTATGCAATGCTGGACGGGTACCGCCTGCCGCCTGTCATGTTTACACGTCAGGAAGCGCTGGCGCTGCTGACAGCAGAAAAGCTTGGGTCCAGCCTTACCGACGCAACTACTGCCCGGCTTACCGGGGCGGCGATGGACAAGCTTCGGGCAGCGCTCAGGCATTCCGACCGTGACCATCTGGAAACCATATCGCCTTTTATCCAGGTGATGGAACCTGCCACGATCCCGGACCGGCCTGATTCGTACCAGCAACTGGTTACTGCCATTGCGTCCCGGCAAATAGTGCAAATCGGCTATCAGGCTGCGGAAACCGGCAAACTTACCTTGCGCAATATTGAGCCGATCGGACTTTATCTCAGTCAGCACTGGCATGTGGTTGCATACTGCCGGCTGCGGCAGGCTTTCCGCGATTTCCGCCTCAACCGTATCAGCAGCCTGGTTGTTACCGGTGAATTGTTTGCAGCACGTCCGGAAACATTGCAGCAGTACTGGGCCGACGAGGCAAACAGAAGGGACAAGGAGAAAGTAGTGATCCGGTTTGATCCGGCAGCGATACTGCCTTTCCAGGTCCGGCAGCTTCATGACACAAAGCACCACTATGGCTGGGTACACGAACAGAATTCAGACAACGGGAGCTTTGAAATGCTATTTCTCGTAGGATCACTTCCTTACCTGGCGACATGGCTCTTACCGTTTGCAGGTGCGGTCACAATCGTGGAACCCGCGTCATTGCGCACGCATTTATCACAACTCGCTCAACGCGCACATGATTCTTTTTATATAGCGTAA
- a CDS encoding hexameric tyrosine-coordinated heme protein has translation MIVLDQFNLKILDYEIHLRLRHICGQTIKGETDMSESIELVPNGTLITPTAEEGRQLAIKMARLIIKATQPDAAVRATLRAVYADDANMLIAIGQTVATEFATIAAANNYWRK, from the coding sequence ATGATCGTCCTGGACCAGTTTAATTTGAAAATACTGGACTATGAGATACACCTGAGACTTCGCCACATTTGCGGACAAACCATTAAAGGCGAAACAGATATGTCGGAATCCATTGAACTGGTGCCAAATGGCACACTGATTACACCCACCGCGGAAGAAGGAAGGCAACTAGCCATTAAAATGGCGAGGCTGATCATCAAAGCTACCCAACCGGACGCAGCTGTCCGGGCAACACTCAGGGCTGTATACGCGGACGATGCAAACATGCTGATCGCCATCGGGCAAACCGTGGCGACAGAGTTTGCTACCA
- a CDS encoding RidA family protein gives MEKNTTDPWAWGKYTNSVQAVEIKAPQGTLYCSGQVAIDANGQPVAGDMESQLALTIQNLEQLISEAGYHPAGIVRLNVYTTSTQEFFTSCLPAYQAWIEKHGIRQATTMLEVKGLFGGLTVELEATVVR, from the coding sequence ATGGAAAAGAACACGACCGATCCCTGGGCATGGGGCAAGTACACGAATTCAGTACAGGCAGTTGAGATCAAAGCACCCCAGGGCACACTTTATTGCTCCGGGCAGGTGGCAATTGATGCGAACGGACAGCCTGTTGCCGGCGACATGGAGTCGCAATTAGCGCTCACGATCCAAAACCTCGAGCAGCTGATCAGCGAGGCCGGCTACCATCCCGCCGGCATTGTAAGACTGAATGTGTACACAACCTCTACCCAGGAATTCTTCACAAGCTGCTTGCCGGCTTACCAGGCCTGGATTGAAAAACATGGTATCCGCCAGGCTACTACCATGCTGGAAGTAAAAGGCTTGTTCGGCGGGCTTACCGTCGAGCTGGAAGCAACTGTTGTACGGTAA